Proteins encoded within one genomic window of Thermococcus celer Vu 13 = JCM 8558:
- a CDS encoding TIGR00288 family NYN domain-containing protein, with protein sequence MPGGNWERIISMTKDGMRIIGTMRRKISRGKKIALLIDGPNILRKEFGVKLEDIVEALEDLGDLRVAKVILNQYAPQGLIEAVSNQGFEAVVVSGETGVKLAVEAMREIYNPNIDVIALATRNAEFLPVILKAKERGKETVVIGIEPGFSAALKHAADYVIILGGGEGE encoded by the coding sequence ATGCCGGGCGGCAACTGGGAAAGGATAATCTCGATGACGAAGGACGGGATGAGGATCATAGGAACGATGAGGCGAAAGATAAGCAGGGGAAAGAAGATAGCACTGCTCATCGACGGTCCGAACATCCTCAGGAAGGAGTTCGGGGTGAAGCTGGAGGACATAGTGGAGGCCCTCGAGGATCTGGGCGACCTGCGCGTTGCCAAGGTGATCCTCAATCAATACGCTCCCCAGGGCCTCATAGAGGCGGTGTCCAACCAGGGCTTTGAGGCCGTCGTCGTCTCGGGGGAGACGGGCGTGAAGCTGGCCGTCGAGGCGATGAGGGAAATCTACAACCCCAACATAGACGTGATAGCGCTCGCAACGAGGAACGCGGAGTTCCTCCCGGTCATCCTCAAGGCGAAGGAACGCGGCAAGGAGACGGTGGTTATCGGCATCGAACCGGGCTTTTCAGCCGCGTTAAAGCACGCCGCCGACTACGTCATAATCCTTGGGGGCGGTGAGGGAGAATGA
- the mobA gene encoding molybdenum cofactor guanylyltransferase: MLGVILAFPEKRWENYTVPVLDEPVVRITERRLSLSKRIDGVITVVRRDRLKTYSLHVSNPVPVTAGGKMEALLRALPDGPFFLAEGNMSLIMPFLVNYMVGLFYEGEPEALIPLWKDGTAEVTHAIYEPDALRDAVSAALAEGYRSLSRITEFLDYEPLPVEELAKRNPKVTLSFFRVKSPIDVGFAEETLKKLK, from the coding sequence ATGCTCGGGGTAATCCTCGCCTTCCCTGAAAAGCGGTGGGAGAACTACACGGTTCCAGTCCTCGATGAGCCCGTCGTTAGGATCACCGAGAGAAGGCTCTCGCTGAGCAAGAGGATCGACGGGGTGATCACCGTGGTCAGGAGAGACAGACTGAAGACATACTCGCTCCACGTCTCGAATCCCGTTCCCGTCACGGCGGGGGGCAAGATGGAGGCGCTCCTCAGGGCCCTCCCGGACGGGCCCTTCTTCCTGGCGGAGGGAAACATGTCCCTGATAATGCCCTTCCTCGTCAACTACATGGTTGGACTCTTCTACGAGGGAGAGCCAGAGGCGTTGATACCCCTGTGGAAGGACGGGACGGCCGAGGTCACCCACGCCATCTACGAGCCCGACGCGCTGAGGGATGCGGTAAGTGCCGCCCTCGCCGAGGGTTACAGGAGCCTCTCCCGGATCACGGAGTTCCTCGATTACGAGCCTCTCCCCGTCGAGGAGCTGGCGAAGAGGAACCCGAAGGTCACGCTGAGCTTCTTCAGGGTCAAGAGCCCCATCGACGTCGGGTTCGCGGAGGAGACCCTCAAAAAGCTGAAATGA
- a CDS encoding TIGR00288 family NYN domain-containing protein, with product MKERFFRIIGRGEKEVKEAGALERPQKKRSIGLIIDGPNILRKEFGIKLEDIVEALGRIGKLRVAKVVLNQYAPQGLIEAVVNQGLEPIIVAGDTDVRIAIEAMELIYNSDVDVIALATRDADFLPIINEAKRRGKETIVVGVEPGFSVALQNAADYVIKMEGKDEGREFK from the coding sequence ATGAAAGAGCGCTTTTTCAGGATCATCGGGCGGGGGGAGAAGGAGGTCAAGGAAGCCGGTGCCCTCGAAAGGCCACAGAAGAAGAGGAGCATCGGCCTCATAATAGACGGTCCAAACATCCTCCGAAAGGAGTTCGGGATAAAGCTGGAGGACATAGTGGAGGCCCTCGGGAGGATAGGGAAGCTTCGCGTTGCCAAGGTGGTTCTCAACCAGTACGCACCCCAGGGCCTCATAGAGGCCGTCGTCAACCAGGGGCTGGAGCCGATAATCGTGGCAGGAGATACCGACGTGAGGATCGCCATCGAGGCCATGGAGCTCATCTACAACTCCGATGTTGACGTCATAGCCCTGGCAACGAGGGATGCAGACTTCCTCCCGATAATAAACGAGGCCAAGCGCAGGGGTAAGGAGACGATAGTCGTAGGCGTGGAGCCCGGTTTCTCCGTTGCCCTCCAGAACGCGGCGGACTACGTCATCAAGATGGAGGGA
- a CDS encoding biotin transporter BioY, translating to MNARDVAFAGLFAALTAVGAQISIPIGPVPVTLQVFFVLLSGLLLGARLGFLSQLAYVLTGALGIPVFANFHGGLAAIYGPTGGYILAFPLAALLAGYLSERYRSLTGMAIGSLVGIAVVYLLGWLRLGLFLGGDFHKAFLLGVAPFVPVDLVKAALAVLTAYRVRKAVDLG from the coding sequence ATGAACGCGCGCGACGTGGCTTTCGCCGGTCTCTTCGCGGCTTTGACGGCCGTGGGGGCCCAAATTAGTATCCCGATAGGGCCAGTCCCCGTTACCCTCCAGGTCTTCTTCGTCCTCCTCAGCGGCCTCCTCCTCGGGGCGAGGCTCGGTTTTCTGAGCCAGCTGGCCTACGTCCTCACGGGCGCTCTCGGAATTCCCGTCTTCGCCAACTTCCACGGCGGGCTGGCGGCCATCTACGGGCCGACGGGAGGTTACATACTCGCCTTTCCGCTGGCGGCCCTTTTAGCAGGTTACCTGAGCGAGAGGTATCGGAGCCTCACCGGAATGGCCATCGGCTCGCTCGTCGGGATAGCGGTCGTCTACCTCCTCGGCTGGCTGAGGCTCGGCCTCTTCCTCGGAGGAGACTTTCACAAGGCGTTCCTCCTCGGGGTGGCGCCTTTCGTCCCGGTTGACCTGGTGAAGGCAGCCCTCGCGGTTCTCACCGCGTACAGGGTGCGAAAAGCGGTGGATCTGGGGTGA
- a CDS encoding Ig-like domain-containing protein gives MVSRVGIGKSHAGERKDKPLKRYFSLVLIMLLIIASGCLSGHHPNPTTSTITQQATETRQRDTAPPEVILESVSKNPDNGSITIKLAIRDDSTVKTARLTYDNVNLTLNKTGEYYKTTLKLENPDEAKEAWLKVTATDEYNNTAQKTIRIEWSLRDAYVYFLNENNLDDNFFLEFFNQSEGLRHMFDVSKNLTREILLVANKSSKNLEDNIAFLALNYTETSREARLYFNILSSTGTYNAKPEVVRALYYYVKAVTGQDLPLHDYAILKTFINASDENPELIDFQPIVLHDNYRHWIKIYWYNKPRDTWMIVEFIRRNPYVVENENLYLPVNMLIKETAWNFFDNKFGPRYADKHHNNLTEKQLDAIYNPESEDVWYVIQKLWDYYYQGINKRYQYIKWWDKEEFAKQYPDITERKLILLGLWDVPNQVPDLSHTHKDERNNDVYNVVWGMEAQRRLVDELEEMYKILDNASKTNEGRWQYLLAWYQWIVDRGHNGLPNMHEQFVGAKVGEIKIALRVQFERWTEQQKEDWYNDIMNHNGVDQFLTKIFPDYEKVKAAYGYVRYNGGDFGGEIGTYYYGLNLAFKAYGIPTRINSLAINKGRSAYSSIYIYKAPLSTIGGEFIFPLPKNIRDLLKQKYGDGIVFSPEGGFSMYGLKDGLEKDGMLEIGTCFYRITKDVKVIDPEKHKIVLWKKS, from the coding sequence ATGGTTTCGCGGGTGGGAATTGGGAAAAGTCACGCTGGAGAGCGTAAGGATAAACCCCTCAAGCGTTACTTTTCACTCGTGTTAATCATGCTCCTCATCATCGCGAGCGGTTGCCTCAGCGGCCATCACCCCAACCCAACCACTTCAACCATAACCCAGCAAGCCACGGAGACCCGGCAAAGGGATACTGCTCCCCCCGAGGTGATCCTGGAGAGCGTGAGCAAAAACCCGGACAACGGGAGCATAACAATAAAACTCGCGATAAGGGACGACTCCACCGTGAAAACCGCCCGCCTAACCTACGATAACGTTAACCTAACCCTAAACAAGACCGGTGAGTATTACAAAACCACGCTGAAACTCGAAAACCCGGATGAAGCGAAGGAAGCATGGTTAAAAGTAACGGCCACGGACGAGTACAACAACACTGCCCAAAAAACCATTAGAATCGAGTGGAGCTTACGGGACGCTTACGTTTACTTCCTCAACGAGAACAACCTTGATGACAACTTCTTCCTCGAATTCTTCAATCAGAGCGAGGGCTTAAGGCATATGTTCGACGTGAGCAAAAACCTAACGCGGGAAATCCTCCTCGTGGCGAATAAGAGCAGTAAGAACCTCGAGGACAACATCGCCTTCCTCGCGCTGAATTACACCGAAACCTCGCGGGAGGCGAGGCTCTACTTCAACATCCTATCCAGCACGGGAACGTATAACGCTAAACCGGAAGTGGTTCGAGCCTTGTACTACTACGTTAAGGCCGTGACCGGCCAGGATCTGCCGTTGCACGATTACGCGATTTTGAAAACCTTCATCAACGCGAGCGATGAAAACCCGGAGTTAATAGACTTCCAACCTATTGTATTGCATGATAACTATCGCCACTGGATTAAAATATATTGGTACAATAAGCCGCGGGACACGTGGATGATAGTAGAATTCATAAGGAGGAATCCTTATGTTGTTGAAAACGAAAACTTATACCTACCTGTAAACATGCTGATAAAAGAGACTGCGTGGAATTTCTTTGACAATAAATTTGGACCCAGGTACGCTGATAAACACCATAACAATCTAACAGAAAAACAATTAGATGCAATATACAATCCAGAGAGTGAAGACGTGTGGTATGTTATACAAAAACTCTGGGATTATTATTACCAAGGCATAAACAAGAGATACCAATACATTAAATGGTGGGATAAAGAAGAATTCGCTAAACAGTATCCGGATATAACAGAAAGAAAGCTTATACTGCTTGGTTTATGGGATGTACCAAACCAAGTACCGGATTTGAGTCATACTCATAAAGACGAAAGAAACAATGATGTTTACAACGTTGTTTGGGGTATGGAAGCACAAAGAAGGCTTGTTGATGAACTAGAAGAAATGTATAAAATACTTGATAATGCAAGTAAAACAAATGAAGGTAGATGGCAATACCTTTTAGCTTGGTATCAATGGATAGTGGATAGAGGACATAATGGTTTGCCGAACATGCACGAGCAGTTCGTCGGGGCGAAAGTGGGGGAAATAAAAATAGCTTTAAGAGTACAATTCGAGAGATGGACGGAGCAACAAAAAGAAGATTGGTATAACGACATCATGAACCACAACGGAGTAGATCAATTTCTGACAAAAATCTTTCCAGATTATGAAAAAGTGAAAGCGGCTTATGGATACGTAAGGTATAATGGAGGAGATTTCGGCGGAGAAATAGGAACTTATTATTATGGATTAAACCTAGCTTTCAAGGCATATGGGATACCAACTAGAATAAATTCTCTTGCTATAAATAAGGGTAGATCTGCATATTCATCTATTTACATATACAAAGCACCTTTAAGTACAATAGGTGGCGAATTCATTTTCCCATTACCAAAAAACATAAGGGATTTGCTGAAACAAAAATATGGTGATGGTATAGTATTTTCTCCAGAAGGAGGATTTAGCATGTATGGCTTAAAAGATGGTTTAGAGAAAGATGGGATGCTTGAAATAGGAACATGTTTTTACAGAATAACAAAAGACGTAAAAGTGATAGACCCAGAGAAACACAAAATAGTTCTCTGGAAAAAGAGCTAA
- a CDS encoding S9 family peptidase: MAVKGLTEKDLEKFRLVGNVDARGRKLVFQVTEISLREDDYFSRLYLYDGRRVKPFTSGKKDSGPRFSPDGKLVAFASKRDRESKEAELYVIPTDGGEARLLTKFRYGIRNLRFTEDGKGIAVVTPIDVEKKPKDDVHVIREIPFWFNGVGWVYGRRSVVYLVDVETGRKKRLTPKNLDVGQIRFRNGKLYFVAQEDRERKPLVSDLYVLEGRRARRLTPGKWGINDFIPLDDGTFILKANTRERGIPTNTHIYHYNPETGEMRKLTAGLDRSAYNSLNCDVRGSQRAELIYRDGWVYYVATDGPRASLFRVNLEGKIERVVGGDRSVESFAIGDYVAFTAQDTITPTELYVLRDGKERRLTDFNGWIKEYKLSKPEHFTVKASDGVEIDAWVMKPVDFEPGRKYPAVLEIHGGPKTAYGYSFIHEFHVLTAKGFAVIFSNPRGSDGYGEEFADIREHYGERDYKDLMEVVDEAVKRFDFIDGEKIGVTGGSYGGFMTNWIVGHTKRFKAAVTQRSISSWVSFFGTTDIGYYFAPDQVGGDPWSNADGYWDKSPLKYAPNVETPLLIIHSMEDYRCWLPEALQFYTALKYLGKTVELALFPGENHDLSRGGKPKHRVKRLELIAGWMERWLKG, encoded by the coding sequence ATGGCCGTGAAAGGTCTAACCGAGAAGGATCTGGAAAAGTTCAGGCTCGTCGGGAACGTCGATGCTCGGGGGAGAAAGCTCGTCTTCCAGGTGACGGAGATAAGCCTTAGGGAAGACGACTACTTCTCAAGGCTCTACCTCTACGACGGGAGGAGGGTTAAGCCGTTCACCTCCGGCAAAAAGGACTCCGGCCCGAGGTTCTCGCCGGACGGAAAGCTGGTGGCCTTCGCCTCGAAGCGCGATAGGGAGAGCAAGGAGGCCGAGCTCTACGTTATTCCAACCGATGGCGGTGAAGCGAGGCTCCTCACCAAGTTCAGGTACGGGATCAGGAACCTCCGCTTCACGGAGGACGGGAAGGGCATAGCCGTCGTTACGCCGATAGACGTCGAGAAGAAACCAAAGGACGACGTGCACGTCATCAGGGAGATACCCTTCTGGTTCAACGGCGTCGGCTGGGTCTACGGCAGGAGGAGCGTCGTCTACCTCGTCGACGTCGAGACGGGCAGGAAGAAACGTCTGACTCCAAAGAACCTCGACGTGGGCCAGATACGCTTCAGGAACGGCAAGCTCTACTTCGTGGCCCAGGAGGACCGCGAGAGAAAGCCGCTGGTGAGCGACCTCTACGTCCTCGAGGGCAGGAGGGCGAGGAGGTTAACCCCCGGAAAGTGGGGCATAAACGACTTCATCCCGCTCGACGACGGAACCTTCATCCTCAAAGCCAACACCCGCGAGAGGGGCATCCCCACCAACACCCACATCTACCACTACAACCCGGAGACGGGCGAAATGAGGAAGCTGACCGCCGGCCTCGACCGCTCCGCCTACAACTCCCTCAACTGCGACGTCCGCGGAAGTCAGAGGGCCGAGTTAATATACAGGGACGGCTGGGTCTACTACGTCGCCACGGACGGCCCGAGGGCGAGCCTTTTCAGGGTGAACCTGGAAGGCAAAATCGAACGCGTCGTCGGCGGCGATAGGAGCGTCGAGAGCTTCGCCATCGGAGATTACGTGGCCTTCACGGCCCAGGACACGATTACGCCAACGGAGCTTTACGTCCTGCGCGACGGAAAGGAGAGGAGACTTACGGACTTCAATGGCTGGATTAAAGAGTATAAACTCTCGAAGCCGGAACACTTCACGGTTAAGGCCAGCGACGGCGTCGAGATAGACGCCTGGGTGATGAAACCCGTTGACTTCGAGCCCGGAAGGAAGTACCCGGCCGTCCTTGAGATCCACGGCGGGCCGAAGACCGCCTACGGTTACTCCTTCATTCACGAGTTCCACGTTCTAACGGCGAAGGGCTTCGCCGTGATCTTCTCGAATCCGAGGGGAAGCGACGGCTACGGCGAGGAGTTCGCGGACATAAGAGAGCACTACGGTGAGCGCGATTATAAAGACCTCATGGAGGTCGTTGACGAGGCGGTTAAGCGCTTCGACTTCATCGATGGGGAGAAAATTGGAGTCACTGGCGGCTCCTACGGCGGGTTCATGACCAACTGGATAGTCGGGCACACGAAACGCTTCAAGGCCGCGGTTACCCAGCGCTCCATCTCCAGCTGGGTGAGCTTCTTCGGGACGACGGACATAGGCTACTACTTCGCTCCCGACCAAGTGGGCGGCGACCCGTGGAGCAACGCCGACGGCTACTGGGATAAATCGCCGCTGAAGTACGCGCCGAACGTGGAGACCCCCCTGCTCATAATCCACTCGATGGAGGACTACCGCTGCTGGCTGCCGGAGGCTCTCCAGTTCTACACAGCTCTAAAGTACCTCGGAAAGACCGTTGAATTGGCGCTTTTCCCCGGTGAGAACCACGACCTCAGCAGGGGCGGGAAGCCGAAGCACAGGGTTAAGCGGCTCGAGCTGATAGCGGGATGGATGGAGAGGTGGCTGAAGGGATAG
- a CDS encoding tRNA(Met) cytidine acetyltransferase TmcA produces the protein MTVKVRFDGEVREYAKGEKVKDSILKLTETALAQALEGFHRRMIVIEGDTTRKAELAGILAGAAARTLNGIIDELVRKRLRDEGEDRIEVLYATDALGEETFGRKRYEAFRKHFDVLAGSNVEVQAVTFKHTRDILGRTYDLLVLDMSYDYSPNDLGRIIETVRGGGLIFILAHPFEKWKNMWTGFHKSLVTPPYTIDDVKKRFNRRLIRKFTEHEGIYIITEAGKAKKKPRRSKSQARIRARKNVPIPDETVFPRELYEMALTEGQVEVFRAFEELVGNKGMLVLTADRGRGKSVSVGIAAIGLALALKKHTRIVVTAPEPENVQSLFRFAEKALERLGFEPRVVEEKGIIKGVQAEGVELRYYRPVEGYRESADLYILDEAAGIHVPILHRYLNKGRVVYSSTVHGYEGAGRGFSVKFLKKAREKRDFKELHMDEPIRYAGGDPIERWLFDVLLLDAEPVELTDEDYKLIENKEVYLEEPDLDDWFENDREDLRNFVGIYILAHYRNRPSDVALLADAPHHKARVLRLKNGKIVTALQIAEEGNIPRKVIEKMVKGYKPRGNIIPDMMVKHHMAKEFARLRGYRIVRIATHPDAMDMGLGSRALELLEKEAKERGLDWIGSGFGASEELVRFWVRNGFAVVHLSPARNPVSGEFTAIVLKPISERAEKLIKKANDEFRVRLTEWLGDTHRELEPEIARWLFETPFGEAVDYPVYLTDVQRKRLDAFTGKVLTYDTVVDAVKPIVKLYFLDGWMKPYLDERQIKLLIYRVLQAHSWKEAAELIDRTETFTMIEVRDVIRGLWYYYKRIISKP, from the coding sequence ATGACCGTTAAGGTTCGCTTTGATGGGGAAGTGAGAGAGTACGCGAAGGGCGAGAAGGTTAAGGACTCGATTTTAAAGCTCACCGAGACCGCTCTGGCCCAGGCACTCGAGGGATTCCATAGAAGAATGATAGTGATAGAGGGAGACACGACGAGGAAGGCCGAGCTGGCGGGGATCCTCGCAGGAGCCGCGGCCAGAACCCTAAACGGAATCATCGACGAGCTCGTGAGGAAGAGGCTGAGGGACGAGGGCGAGGACAGGATCGAGGTTCTCTACGCGACGGACGCCCTCGGGGAGGAGACCTTCGGGCGGAAGCGCTACGAGGCCTTCAGGAAGCACTTCGACGTCCTGGCCGGTTCCAACGTGGAGGTTCAGGCGGTTACCTTCAAGCACACCCGCGATATCTTGGGTAGAACCTACGACCTCCTCGTCCTCGACATGAGCTACGACTACTCGCCGAACGACCTCGGCAGGATAATCGAGACTGTCAGGGGCGGCGGGCTGATATTCATCCTTGCCCACCCCTTCGAGAAGTGGAAGAATATGTGGACGGGCTTCCACAAGAGCCTCGTGACACCCCCTTACACCATCGACGACGTCAAGAAGAGGTTCAACCGGCGCCTCATCAGGAAGTTCACGGAGCACGAGGGCATCTACATCATCACCGAGGCCGGAAAGGCGAAAAAGAAACCCAGGCGCTCGAAGAGCCAGGCCCGTATCAGGGCCAGGAAAAACGTCCCCATCCCTGATGAGACCGTTTTCCCGCGCGAGCTCTACGAGATGGCCCTCACCGAGGGGCAGGTTGAGGTTTTTAGGGCATTTGAAGAACTCGTCGGGAACAAGGGCATGCTCGTCCTCACCGCCGATAGGGGGAGGGGAAAGAGCGTCTCCGTCGGGATAGCCGCGATTGGACTCGCCCTGGCCCTCAAGAAGCACACGAGGATAGTCGTAACCGCTCCCGAGCCGGAGAACGTTCAGTCGCTGTTCCGCTTCGCTGAGAAGGCCCTCGAAAGGCTCGGCTTCGAGCCGCGGGTTGTCGAGGAGAAGGGCATCATAAAGGGCGTTCAAGCCGAAGGGGTGGAGCTACGCTATTACCGCCCCGTCGAGGGTTACAGGGAGAGCGCCGACCTCTACATCCTCGACGAGGCCGCGGGAATCCACGTGCCTATACTCCACAGGTACCTCAACAAGGGGAGGGTCGTTTACTCCTCGACCGTTCACGGCTACGAGGGGGCCGGGAGGGGCTTCTCCGTCAAGTTCCTCAAGAAAGCCAGGGAGAAGAGGGATTTCAAGGAACTCCACATGGACGAGCCGATCCGCTACGCCGGGGGCGACCCGATAGAGAGGTGGCTCTTCGATGTCCTCCTCCTGGATGCAGAACCCGTTGAGCTCACGGACGAGGATTACAAGCTGATAGAGAACAAGGAGGTATACCTTGAGGAGCCCGACCTGGACGACTGGTTCGAGAACGACCGGGAGGACCTCAGGAACTTCGTCGGGATATACATCCTCGCCCACTACAGGAACAGACCGAGCGACGTTGCCCTCCTCGCCGACGCTCCCCATCATAAGGCGAGGGTCCTTCGCCTGAAGAACGGAAAGATAGTCACGGCCCTGCAGATAGCGGAGGAGGGCAACATCCCGAGGAAGGTCATCGAGAAGATGGTGAAGGGCTACAAGCCGCGCGGCAACATCATTCCCGACATGATGGTCAAGCACCACATGGCCAAGGAGTTCGCGAGGCTGAGGGGTTACCGGATAGTCAGGATAGCGACACACCCCGATGCCATGGACATGGGGCTCGGGAGCAGGGCCCTCGAACTGCTCGAGAAGGAGGCCAAGGAGAGGGGCCTCGACTGGATAGGCTCTGGCTTCGGGGCGAGCGAGGAACTGGTCCGCTTCTGGGTCAGGAACGGCTTCGCCGTGGTCCACCTCAGCCCGGCGAGGAACCCCGTGAGCGGCGAGTTCACCGCCATAGTCCTGAAGCCGATAAGCGAGAGGGCCGAGAAGCTCATAAAAAAGGCCAACGACGAGTTCAGGGTAAGGCTGACGGAGTGGCTGGGTGATACGCACCGTGAGCTCGAGCCGGAGATAGCGCGCTGGCTCTTCGAAACGCCCTTCGGCGAGGCCGTTGATTACCCTGTTTACCTGACGGACGTCCAGAGGAAGCGCCTCGACGCCTTCACAGGAAAGGTCCTGACTTACGACACGGTCGTTGACGCGGTCAAGCCCATCGTCAAGCTCTACTTCCTCGACGGCTGGATGAAGCCCTACCTCGACGAGAGGCAGATAAAACTGCTCATCTACCGCGTCCTGCAGGCCCACAGCTGGAAGGAGGCGGCGGAGTTGATAGACAGGACGGAGACCTTCACGATGATCGAGGTCAGGGACGTCATCCGGGGACTCTGGTACTATTACAAGAGGATTATTTCCAAACCCTGA
- a CDS encoding energy-coupling factor ABC transporter ATP-binding protein gives MLRAENVWHTYENGREALKGVDFEMGEEIVALVGQNGSGKTTLAKHFNGLLKPTRGRVTVDGMDTREHTVAELSRVVGYVFQNPEHMFFEENVFREVAFGPRNLELSEEEIEKRVKWALRVVNLEGYEDRVPYSLSGGEKQRLAIACVLAMKPKYLILDEPTTGLDARNAAGVIKVIRELREAGHGVLLITHDMDLVLELAERVVLLQEGRKVFDGPTEEFFSIDLHDYGLEKPELLRISEKLGIGFVRSVPEVVKALLGGSR, from the coding sequence ATGCTGAGGGCCGAGAACGTCTGGCACACCTACGAGAACGGGAGAGAGGCGCTGAAGGGCGTGGACTTCGAGATGGGCGAGGAGATAGTGGCCTTAGTGGGCCAGAACGGGAGCGGGAAGACCACGCTGGCGAAGCACTTCAACGGCCTCCTGAAGCCCACGAGGGGAAGGGTCACCGTCGACGGGATGGACACGAGGGAGCACACGGTGGCGGAGCTGTCGAGGGTCGTTGGCTACGTCTTCCAGAACCCGGAGCACATGTTCTTCGAGGAGAACGTCTTCAGGGAGGTCGCCTTCGGGCCGAGGAACCTCGAACTGAGCGAGGAGGAGATAGAAAAGAGGGTGAAGTGGGCCCTCCGCGTCGTGAACCTCGAGGGCTACGAGGATAGGGTGCCCTACTCCCTCAGCGGCGGCGAGAAGCAGAGGCTGGCTATAGCCTGCGTCTTAGCTATGAAACCGAAGTACCTCATCCTCGACGAACCAACGACGGGGCTGGACGCAAGAAACGCCGCGGGGGTTATCAAGGTTATACGGGAACTCAGGGAGGCGGGTCATGGGGTCCTCCTGATAACCCACGACATGGACCTCGTCCTCGAGCTCGCCGAGCGCGTCGTCCTGCTTCAGGAGGGCAGAAAGGTCTTCGACGGCCCCACCGAGGAGTTCTTCTCCATTGACCTCCACGACTACGGTCTTGAAAAGCCCGAGCTCCTAAGGATAAGCGAGAAACTCGGGATAGGGTTCGTCAGAAGTGTTCCAGAGGTTGTAAAAGCCCTTCTGGGTGGTTCGCGATGA
- a CDS encoding energy-coupling factor transporter transmembrane component T family protein, with product MIYPIYVDRDSFLHFLDPRVKILGTLLGIVAIMLYNDPLVLTALFILTFAVGRALGKIGVGEMLHLLKPLVPIVIITLVLWPIIYKPRLQGLLFGVSFSMRLLTFALLTFLLLMTTSQRDLILGFVRLGMPYEFGLTISISLRYIPTLYALTSNIMDAQKSRGWEMEKGNFLVRMKRMSAVLIPLLVASLKTAHELSIALESRGLGAAKKRTFLHDIEMRRRDYAAMAVILVLFGLALYVRYGLGFGHINMYG from the coding sequence ATGATTTACCCCATCTACGTTGATAGGGACTCCTTCCTGCACTTCCTTGACCCGCGGGTCAAGATACTCGGAACCCTGCTCGGGATAGTCGCGATAATGCTCTACAACGACCCGCTCGTCCTCACCGCGCTGTTCATCCTCACGTTCGCCGTCGGCCGGGCCCTCGGAAAAATCGGGGTCGGGGAGATGCTCCACCTCCTGAAGCCCCTCGTCCCAATAGTCATCATAACCCTCGTCCTCTGGCCAATAATCTACAAACCGCGGCTCCAGGGGCTCCTCTTCGGCGTCTCATTCTCCATGCGCCTCCTGACCTTCGCCCTGCTGACGTTCCTCCTCCTCATGACCACGAGCCAGCGTGACCTCATCCTCGGCTTCGTGAGGCTCGGCATGCCCTACGAGTTCGGCCTCACCATCTCCATCTCCCTCCGCTACATCCCGACGCTCTACGCCCTCACGAGCAACATAATGGACGCCCAGAAGAGCAGGGGCTGGGAGATGGAGAAGGGCAACTTTCTGGTGAGGATGAAGCGGATGAGTGCGGTTCTCATTCCCCTCCTCGTCGCGTCCCTCAAGACCGCCCACGAGCTGAGCATCGCGCTGGAGAGCAGGGGCCTCGGCGCGGCCAAGAAGAGGACCTTCCTCCACGACATCGAGATGCGGAGAAGGGACTACGCGGCGATGGCCGTTATTCTGGTTCTCTTCGGGCTGGCACTCTACGTCCGCTATGGCCTGGGATTCGGCCACATCAACATGTACGGGTAG